The following are encoded in a window of uncultured Ilyobacter sp. genomic DNA:
- the yaaA gene encoding S4 domain-containing protein YaaA encodes MKRVKITSEFIKLDQFLKWADIASSGVEAKYLIQDGEVIVNGETEIRRGRKLYPGDTVEFMDKKFTVE; translated from the coding sequence TTGAAAAGAGTCAAAATAACAAGTGAGTTTATAAAATTAGACCAGTTTTTGAAATGGGCTGATATAGCATCTAGTGGAGTAGAAGCAAAATATCTTATCCAAGATGGAGAAGTAATTGTGAATGGAGAGACAGAAATTAGAAGAGGGAGAAAACTTTATCCTGGAGATACAGTTGAGTTTATGGATAAAAAGTTTACAGTTGAATAG